In Apis mellifera strain DH4 linkage group LG10, Amel_HAv3.1, whole genome shotgun sequence, the genomic window GTTGCGGATATTTAGACGTCAGGAAATTCgatgtttcgaaataaaaatatgcgaTCGaacgttgtatatatattgtctaCAATTGCATATAACCTTATATCTCACTTCCTTTtcctcattttatattttcctcataataattttcatatattttcgaataggTATACATCTACCATATCACGACGAAggtaaaatagttttataagaTCTTTatcttaaagttttattttgaaaaggaaACTTTACAAGACTTTCtatgtatcaaaataaaactaaaaaaaatataaaataaaggaatcaaaaatatttttaaacccACTTTATTTCACGATAGATTCATGATAGATAgtacgataaattattaaaaaaaaaatatttttttaaatagtacgataaattattaaaaaaaaaatatttttttaaaaagaaatttttaatatttattttattttaaattattgaaacctGTGTATATTCTCATctcaatttttagaaatatgtaCTTATCATGTGGCAGCACTTGCTTTGCACTTTTGAtaagttatattattcgaCATTATCAACTGAAGCTCAATATTCCCTACGAAAATTTGTTACACTTACCTTTAATCTCTAAAACATCAATTATCATGGCgtctatatttgataattctttttccatcttCTAAGTCGTTGCAGCAATCATCTAATGATCTAatcacaaaagaaaataaaaaatttaaaataaatgtatcaaatgtatttacaaaaatagttatattgaaataaaacaagaaactaaaatttcatcttcgaaacctgtaatatgaattatttgccaatctaaataaatcgataaaaaaaaataatttaattcaaaagattatcaactatgataataaatatgttactaattgaatattattatataataaaaaaatatatttttggaaaataaaataaaataagtaaatatgcaaaaaaattacacaTGGCACGAAAAGAAACGACATCTAAATATCACAAATGTCAACACAATAATGAAATCTTACGTCGTTATgcctattaaatttcaaattggagAGGGAATAATTTGGCAACAAATCGTATAAACACGAATCACTAGAAAGATTGtggtaagaaatattttcaatagtgaacattttttttttttaaatttacacaaatgcataaatatataaataaataaaaaatgcgtctttatattaaatatatttaaataatttaattcaataaaattgatcgTAATGAAAGACAATATTACATACCTATATCTACGAAATGaagttatattttcgataaaaaaattgtagttATGTGTCAAAATTTCTTACAAATATGTATGAAGAAAGATTAAATGCAAACGGCACGATAAACTATGTCTGATCGTTTGTAATTgtgattttttcgaaataataaaaaattttacaataaattatcattaaacagtgaagtattaattataaaaaattaacaattgtctataaattatattaataaaaatatcacgcACTTTTATCGATCCGAAAACTACACATCCTATcacgatttttaataactgAATAATGTCACATACTGATTGCTGTTTTCTTATTGGCTAAAGCAATAATacgattcttttctattcaaaacggaaaataaaaatattacatgatatgctttaattatatatttaatatatataataatttaaagaataaagggaaataaattatataaataaattttaatattttatttttgttatatgtttaatattatagaaatctataaaaaactttattactattaaatttatatattatgcaatataatataaaaatatatgattttatttttaaaaaaataatcgaaagaataataaataaattaattttaatatttttatcctattttattaaaaatataactattctattttattaaaaatataataaaaataaaatattaaaattaatttatttattattttttcaattattttttaattatttaaatattatatatttttttattatttaaataataaaatataatttgaaatatttggaaataaaataaatatattgaaatttttccatattatgtgtatatatatattatatatataaatatagtatagttAGAGCAAAATACAGTTATAATAAAGTACAGTTatagtaaagaaaatatatgcgTTCGGTGCGACATCTTGTTTACTTTACTACATCTTATGTAGTAGTGAGTTTAGTAGTGACTTTAGTGAATGTCGGAATCTTCATTTAATtgacgatatttttaaattgaaaaaaaagttttaaatagcCGTATGTATAtctaactattttatatttatcttcttgcaatatttttaaaaaatatttaacattctgaaagaaatagaaatatgaaatatttaaaatcctaacctataattgtaattcaaaaacgaaatttttaaagaaaaattaatattatagttcaatttttttaatattatatatcattattatcattattagtaagttatttatattttttatgtgatAGGatgacaatatttatttcaattaccaATGGAGAATATAAACAAAGTGCAACTATTAGAATGGAAAAAACCAGACGAAGTAATGCAGTTACATCgtctaaaaatgaaaaaacgtGCACTTCAAGCacgtataaataatacacGTATTAATAGAGAAAATTCAAGATTAGGATCTACTCAAAAAACAATTGAGAATAAGCAAAATATTGAATCTAATGAATGTGTAGgtcaaaagagaaaaaatcctTTTGCTaaggatgaaataaaaaataaaaaattgaatgtaacAGCTCCAGAATTGGAAACTAGTGATGATAAcacattatttgaattattaaaacttaaaactcctaaaaaaaataaaattgaaaatttaatgctTGATTGTCCTTTAACATTCAGTAATGCATTTCTGCAATTGGAAACAAATAAGAATATTCTGGATTCAGAAATtccaaaaggagaaaaatatattccaatgGATTGGactttaaaaactaaaatgaGATTTATGTCCCCAAAACCATTTCCATGgaattgtaaattgaaaacTAGCGAAGAAGCATCAGGTACTACTGGTTTTGTAAGATGTTTAGATATTAGCGAACAAGATTCAACTTTAGATACTAGTCCAAATGCaaggtattttttataatattttttataatattttgtatattttaatttaatagaaaagacagatcaattgattaaaatatctattgaaCAGATTACACAGATGTTGTTTAATATGGCAACATCCTTCATTACCATGGCTAGAATTATTTCCTCGCTCTGCTGGCAAAGTGAGTGCAAATTTAACAAGTAATACAACAATAGTAAACAATATAGCCATCAAAGAAgctttatataaagaatggaGTGAAAGTTTTAgatctctttttcatttattaagagCACGGCAATGTCCATATTTTTATGTGTGTGCAAACAATTTTACTGTGTTATTTCGTGCTGCTGGAATATGTGGAATTTCTGAAGCTCATGCACTTTTAACACCTACAACACGTGGTTTTAGAGAATCTCTGAAACAagaaggtatatatatatattaatataatatatattactaatatatattatatatatatatataatattaaaaaaatttcatattattttattatctttttatagaaattgaatatacaatgcctttgaaaaaagattctaAACGACGATCAGATACAATTGATTCAGGATGTGATACTGTGGATTCAACATTGTCAAATGCATCAAACTTTACTGAGAATGAAAATCCTGATGATGAAGAAGATCAAACACAAGATGAATGGTTGGAAAGTTTAGGAGttgaaaattctgaaattcgtaaaattaataattctcaggtaattttcaaatacatgcaattttgttttaatatattatttataaatatataattttattgcaggCAAGAATAACattagaaaaacaaattgaaatagataatatgaaacaatctcttatttttgtaaaaggtGTTGATGCACaagctttatttaattttttaattaattgtaaatctgCTATTACAACAAGTGGTCCTTTGGCAGGTGTGCCTCCAACTCTCCTCTCACCAGTGGCTTTTCATGGTGCAACTTTAAAACCAATTaaggtattatattttattatttaatatttatatttataaaaataataataaataaataatataaatatttataataatgtaacataaattgaaagttattttcatttttaaaggtTAAAGAAAGTACAGTTCGTGTtgataaagaaagatatttttctttggaattaAAAGGACCACTTTTGCCTCATGTGTTGCCttctctttgttttttaatgaaatctaGCCAACTAGAACAATATTCTGCCAGTTGTGCACAGTTAGGTTCGACAACTTCATTTTCAGCAATGAAACAGAAATTtggtacatatatatttttttttttttttttaaataatgattattttgtatagtacaaatattatataaagaactaacaattttttttttttacagaacaAACGGAATCCAAAAATGTACCAATTCCAGAATATGTTTTTGGCAAAGAAAATTTGAGCGATTGTGGATTTAATagtgaattattaaaacatttttgtaGTCCTGATCCAGCCTATGttcaaattatagaaaatattaaattttcaaataatttgtacACATGGTCTTgacaaataattgttaatgttAAAAGCAGAGCTTAATCAGTTAtgcttaaattttaatttaagaaaaagaaatattttgtatttttacttttgtaaataattttaaatgttatgataatataatttattgtcaaattaattattaatttatataaatattaaataatattaattcaaatgaatataattgattttattttaagattaaaaattaatattaattttaacgaataataaaaatatttaacgaattaataaaaattatgaaaatgccttatcataattatcatgtgtaattataataataccattttttattgatattaaattttatatattgactaaaataatgataaaatataaattataaataaaaattataatattaatatatttatttttctaaaaattgtttatttaaagaaatttaatcagttgtgcaataaatatttgaaagctaattaaagaaatttttatttaatctatttttaaatatgtattaacatttatctataattatttaaattaactataaaaattatataatttttgtagataacatatatatatgttattttaatcttttaaattactatAACCTTTTAAGTATTCCatacaaattgaattttttttctatgtaaaatattttttaataacaaaatattataatttttaaaaaaattgttcttattttctattttattttttttattttccttatttatttctttaatttcatagAACAAactagatttataaatatattcataataataataattcattagagACAAATTTTCGAACGGGGGCGCGACGAAGGTGGGGTTCATGGATGGACTACCCCtaaaaataacgaatcgaTATTCGCTCGCTGCCCCCGAATTGGTCGCCCGGTCACCTCGAGCGTGaacaatcaattatatattgtaataaggtattgttttatttatttttccatatcaatttaattccataattaatttaatatataaatataaaaatatctcttccCTATTTGCCGataaaattcaagtttctctcatttaatttcaattttatatcatattcaagatttcaaatttgatgaaagagatttttttttttttaaaaattgtattgataCGTGAATCTAGATATAGGAATTGAATACgactattataatttacgcATACGTA contains:
- the LOC410194 gene encoding protein downstream neighbor of son homolog: MENINKVQLLEWKKPDEVMQLHRLKMKKRALQARINNTRINRENSRLGSTQKTIENKQNIESNECVGQKRKNPFAKDEIKNKKLNVTAPELETSDDNTLFELLKLKTPKKNKIENLMLDCPLTFSNAFLQLETNKNILDSEIPKGEKYIPMDWTLKTKMRFMSPKPFPWNCKLKTSEEASGTTGFVRCLDISEQDSTLDTSPNARLHRCCLIWQHPSLPWLELFPRSAGKVSANLTSNTTIVNNIAIKEALYKEWSESFRSLFHLLRARQCPYFYVCANNFTVLFRAAGICGISEAHALLTPTTRGFRESLKQEEIEYTMPLKKDSKRRSDTIDSGCDTVDSTLSNASNFTENENPDDEEDQTQDEWLESLGVENSEIRKINNSQARITLEKQIEIDNMKQSLIFVKGVDAQALFNFLINCKSAITTSGPLAGVPPTLLSPVAFHGATLKPIKVKESTVRVDKERYFSLELKGPLLPHVLPSLCFLMKSSQLEQYSASCAQLGSTTSFSAMKQKFEQTESKNVPIPEYVFGKENLSDCGFNSELLKHFCSPDPAYVQIIENIKFSNNLYTWS